TAACCGGCACCGACTCCGTCACGTTGCGGCCGCCTGTATCGATTCTGGCGGATCACGCCATGCACGCATTCTATAGACACATCAAAGCATTGCTATCCCCACAACTGGGTAGCGCCCCAGCCCGGGCTTATATATTTAGCAAACGCAGGAAACCTGGCGGTAGGTGAGCCGTTTGTTTTCGATCAACTGGCCAAACCCTTTCAGGCGGGTGCCATCGGTTTGATGGCGGGTGTTCCAGCGGAAAGCGAATTCATTGGCGTAT
This genomic interval from Verrucomicrobiia bacterium contains the following:
- a CDS encoding transposase, whose protein sequence is YANEFAFRWNTRHQTDGTRLKGFGQLIENKRLTYRQVSCVC